Proteins found in one Etheostoma spectabile isolate EspeVRDwgs_2016 chromosome 14, UIUC_Espe_1.0, whole genome shotgun sequence genomic segment:
- the serinc2 gene encoding serine incorporator 2: protein MGACLALGSLASCASCLCGSASCLLSSCCPSTTNSTVSRLAFSFLLLLGTLVSVIMILPGMEGHLKQIPGFCLGGTSIPGLENKVNCDVIVGYKSVYRMCFAMACFFFLFSIIMIRVRNSKDPRAAIQNGFWFFKFLLLVGIAVGAFFIPDGTFNTVWYYFGMVGSFFFIITQLILLVDFAHSWNQSWLLKAEEGNSKCWFAALLSFTLFFYALAFSAVVLFYVFYIQPDDCTEHKVFISLNLIFCIIVSIVAILPKVQEAQPTSGLLQASFISCYTMYVTWSAMTNNPNRQCNPSLLSLVQTVTATPAPGPAPTQTPGSVQWWDAQSIVGLIIFLFCTLYASIRSSTNTQVNKLMRTEDSQALTDYSSTTGEDGVRRAVDNEEEAVTYNYSFFHFSLLLASLYIMMTLTNWYMPDIDYQTMQSTMPAVWVKISSSWLGLLIYLWTLVAPVVLSNRDFS, encoded by the exons ATGGGGGCTTGTTTGGCTCTGGGTTCCCTTGCCAGTTGT GCGTCCTGTTTGTGCGGCTCGGCCTCCTGCCTGCTGTCATCATGCTGCCCTTCAACCACCAACTCCACCGTGAGCCGGCTGGCTTtctccttcctgctgctgctcGGGACTCTGGTGTCTGTCATTATGATTCTCCCAGGCATGGAGGGACATCTTAAACAG ATTCCAGGTTTCTGTCTCGGTGGGACATCCATACCTGGCCTAGAAAACAAGGTGAACTGCGATGTCATTGTCGGCTACAAGTCTGTGTACCGCATGTGCTTCGCCATGGcctgcttcttcttcctcttctccatCATCATGATCCGAGTGCGCAACAGCAAGGACCCCCGAGCCGCCATCCAAAATGG TTTCTGGTTCTTCAAGTTCCTCCTGCTGGTTGGCATAGCGGTGGGGGCGTTCTTCATTCCAGACGGCACCTTCAACACAG TGTGGTATTACTTTGGCATGGTGGGctccttcttcttcatcatcaccCAGCTGATCCTGCTGGTGGACTTCGCCCATTCCTGGAACCAGTCCTGGCTGCTGAAGGCAGAAGAAGGAAATTCCAAGTGCTGGTTTGCAG CTCTGCTGTCATTCACCTTGTTCTTCTACGCCTTGGCTTTCTCTGCTGTCGTGCTTTTCTACGTGTTTTACATCCAACCTGACGACTGCACCGAGCACAAGGTCTTCATTAGCCTCAACTTGATCTTTTGCATCATCGTGTCCATCGTGGCCATTCTGCCCAAAGTTCAG GAGGCCCAGCCCACCTCCGGCCTGCTGCAGGCCTCCTTCATCTCCTGCTACACCATGTATGTGACCTGGTCAGCCATGACTAACAACCCCA ACCGGCAGTGTAACCCCAGTCTGTTGAGTTTGGTCCAGACTGTCACGGCCACTCCAGCACCAGGACCGGCTCCGACCCAAACCCCGGGCAGTGTCCAGTGGTGGGACGCACAGAGCATCGTGGGATTGATCATTTTCCTCTTCTGTACTCTTTACGCCAG TATCCGCTCGTCCACAAACACCCAAGTGAACAAGCTGATGCGGACCGAAGACAGCCAAGCTTTGACCGACTACAGTTCCACCACAGGGGAGGACGGAGTCCGGCGGGCCGTGGACAACGAAGAGGAGGCAGTCACCTACAACTACTCCTTCTTCCACTTCAGCCTCTTACTGGCCTCCCTCTACATCATGATGACGCTCACCAACTGGTACAT GCCCGACATTGACTACCAGACCATGCAGAGCACCATGCCGGCCGTGTGGGTGAAGATCAGCTCCAGCTGGCTCGGCCTGCTCATCTACCTGTGGACCCTGGTGGCCCCGGTGGTGCTCTCCAACAGAGACTTCAGCTGA